From the Streptomyces pluripotens genome, one window contains:
- a CDS encoding acyl-CoA dehydrogenase family protein, with protein sequence MDLTHSDTDEEFRAEARAWLAEHVPRAPLPSLETAEGFAAHRAWEAELAADRWSAVSWPVEYGGRDAGLLQWLLFEEEYWAAGAPGRVGQNGISLLAPTLFDHGTEEQRARVLPPMASGEVVWAQAWSEPEAGSDLAALTSRAVRTDGGWLLRGQKTWSSRAAFADRAFGLFRSQPGAADPHQGLTYLMFGLRAPGVTVRPIGRLDGKPAFAELFLDDVFVPDQDVIGKPGQGWRVAMSTAGNERGLTLRSPGRFLASAARLAELWRARGCPDHARARVADALIGARAYQLFTHAAASRFLDGARIGPESSMNKVFWSELDLAVHETALDVLGAEGELAGTDWSEGYVFALAGPVYAGTNEIQRDIIAERLLGLPKGRR encoded by the coding sequence GTGGACCTGACCCATTCCGATACCGACGAGGAGTTCCGCGCCGAGGCCCGGGCCTGGCTGGCGGAGCACGTGCCGCGCGCACCGCTGCCGTCCCTGGAGACGGCGGAGGGCTTCGCGGCGCACCGCGCGTGGGAGGCCGAACTGGCCGCAGACCGCTGGTCGGCGGTGTCGTGGCCGGTGGAGTACGGTGGCCGGGACGCCGGACTGCTGCAGTGGCTGCTCTTCGAGGAGGAGTACTGGGCGGCGGGTGCACCGGGCCGGGTCGGACAGAACGGCATCAGCCTGCTCGCGCCGACGCTCTTTGACCACGGCACGGAGGAACAACGCGCCCGTGTGCTGCCGCCGATGGCCTCGGGCGAGGTGGTCTGGGCCCAGGCCTGGTCGGAACCGGAGGCGGGCTCGGATCTGGCCGCGCTCACCTCCAGGGCCGTGCGCACGGACGGTGGCTGGCTGCTACGCGGGCAGAAGACGTGGTCATCGCGGGCGGCCTTCGCGGACCGGGCCTTCGGGTTGTTCCGCAGCCAGCCCGGGGCGGCCGACCCGCACCAGGGGCTCACGTACCTGATGTTCGGCCTGCGGGCGCCCGGGGTCACGGTCCGCCCAATCGGCCGCCTCGACGGGAAACCGGCCTTCGCGGAGCTCTTCCTGGACGACGTGTTCGTGCCGGACCAGGACGTGATCGGCAAGCCCGGTCAGGGCTGGCGGGTCGCCATGTCCACGGCGGGCAACGAACGCGGGCTCACCCTGCGCTCCCCGGGCCGCTTCCTCGCCTCAGCAGCCCGTCTGGCGGAGCTGTGGCGGGCCCGCGGCTGTCCGGACCACGCCCGCGCCCGGGTGGCCGATGCCCTGATCGGCGCCCGCGCCTACCAGCTGTTCACCCACGCGGCCGCTTCCCGCTTCCTGGACGGCGCCCGGATCGGCCCGGAATCCAGCATGAACAAGGTGTTCTGGTCCGAGCTGGACCTCGCGGTGCACGAAACGGCCCTCGACGTGCTCGGCGCCGAGGGCGAACTGGCGGGCACCGACTGGTCCGAGGGATATGTCTTCGCGCTCGCCGGTCCCGTCTACGCGGGAACCAACGAGATCCAGCGCGACATCATCGCCGAGCGTCTGCTCGGCCTGCCGAAGGGACGCCGCTGA
- a CDS encoding TetR/AcrR family transcriptional regulator: protein MPTKKKSQVTAAAARRGELLSTAAEVFAEHGYNATTVRRIADHAGMLAGSLYYHFDSKESMLEEILRSFLDELWDGYDSVLAAGLGPRETLEALVTESFREIDRHRAAVAIYQKESRQLVAQDRFAFLAESQRRFEKAWLSTLERGVAERAFRADLDVRLTYRFVRDTVWVAASWYRPGGQHSPEEIARQYLSMVLDGIAVRE, encoded by the coding sequence GTGCCGACCAAGAAGAAGTCCCAGGTGACCGCCGCCGCGGCCCGGCGCGGCGAACTCCTCAGCACCGCCGCCGAGGTCTTCGCCGAGCATGGCTACAACGCCACCACCGTCCGCAGAATCGCCGACCATGCCGGGATGCTCGCGGGAAGCCTCTACTACCACTTCGACTCCAAGGAGTCGATGCTGGAGGAGATCCTGCGGAGCTTTCTCGACGAGCTGTGGGACGGCTACGACTCCGTCCTCGCTGCCGGACTCGGTCCTCGGGAGACGCTGGAAGCCCTAGTCACCGAGTCCTTCCGGGAGATCGACCGGCACCGTGCCGCCGTCGCGATCTACCAGAAGGAGAGCAGGCAGCTCGTCGCCCAGGACCGGTTCGCATTCCTCGCCGAATCCCAGCGCCGGTTCGAGAAGGCATGGCTCAGCACGCTGGAACGCGGTGTGGCCGAGCGCGCCTTCCGCGCCGACCTGGACGTCCGGCTCACCTACCGCTTCGTGCGGGACACCGTCTGGGTCGCCGCGTCCTGGTACCGGCCAGGCGGGCAGCACAGCCCCGAGGAGATCGCCCGCCAGTACCTGTCGATGGTGCTGGACGGGATCGCTGTACGCGAATAG
- a CDS encoding acyl-CoA dehydrogenase family protein — protein MRFLLDAEQLAFADSLHAMLTAADTPAVVRDWSRGEHASGRALWARIAAAGVFALAVPEEHGGVGPRPVELAVAFLELGRHAAPGPLAETVAAAVLLGETPRAKEFLPGLAAGTDIATVAAPTGFALDGDAASLCLSPTPQGLFRSATAPGVVRRSLDPARRLTPLASDGELLVAGPAGGQALAWTRLATAAQALGVGLALLDRTVSYVRRRTQFGVPIGSFQAVKHRLADAKTALEFARPVLFGAAISMRPADVAAAKLTACEAAYTAARTALQLHGAIGYTAEYDLSLWLTKARALRAAWGTPDECRDLVLADGLG, from the coding sequence ATGCGCTTCCTCCTCGATGCCGAGCAGCTCGCCTTCGCAGACTCGCTGCACGCGATGCTGACGGCCGCGGACACTCCGGCGGTGGTCCGGGACTGGAGCCGCGGCGAGCATGCGAGCGGGCGCGCGCTGTGGGCGCGGATCGCCGCTGCGGGGGTCTTCGCGCTCGCGGTGCCGGAGGAACACGGAGGGGTGGGTCCGCGCCCGGTGGAACTCGCGGTGGCCTTCCTCGAACTGGGGCGGCATGCGGCGCCGGGGCCACTGGCGGAGACGGTCGCCGCGGCCGTGCTGCTGGGCGAGACCCCGCGGGCCAAGGAGTTCCTGCCCGGTCTCGCGGCCGGAACCGACATCGCGACCGTGGCGGCGCCCACCGGATTCGCGCTCGACGGCGATGCCGCCTCCCTATGCCTGTCCCCCACCCCCCAAGGTCTGTTCCGGTCGGCCACGGCCCCCGGTGTGGTGCGCCGTTCGCTCGACCCGGCCCGCCGCCTGACCCCGCTCGCATCAGACGGTGAACTGCTCGTTGCCGGCCCGGCCGGTGGCCAGGCCCTCGCCTGGACCCGTCTGGCCACCGCCGCCCAGGCCCTCGGCGTCGGGCTGGCCCTCCTCGACCGGACCGTCTCCTACGTCCGCCGACGGACCCAGTTCGGTGTCCCCATCGGTTCCTTCCAGGCGGTCAAGCACCGTCTGGCCGACGCGAAGACGGCCCTGGAGTTCGCCCGGCCGGTGCTCTTCGGCGCGGCGATATCGATGCGCCCGGCAGACGTGGCCGCAGCGAAACTCACGGCCTGCGAGGCGGCGTACACCGCCGCCCGCACAGCGCTGCAGCTGCACGGCGCGATCGGGTACACGGCCGAATACGACCTGTCGCTGTGGTTGACCAAGGCACGCGCCCTGCGCGCCGCCTGGGGCACCCCCGACGAATGCCGTGACCTGGTGCTCGCGGACGGGCTCGGCTAG
- a CDS encoding SDR family oxidoreductase codes for MTGVESPVCLPGHGLLQGRTAVITAAAGAGIGGATARRFLEEGARVLISDAHTRRLREYAAELCREFPGAVTSVPCDVTDEGQVRDLFEAAAVAHGQLDIVVNNAGLGGTSALVDMTDEQWFRVLDVTLNGTFRCTRAALSAMRETGRGAIVNNASVVGWRAQAGQAHYAAAKAAVMALTRCAAIEAAAYGVRVNAVAPSLAMHPHLVKVTSAELLDQLTEREAFGRYAQPWEVANVIVFLASGYSSYMTGEVVAVSSQHP; via the coding sequence ATGACAGGCGTCGAGAGCCCGGTCTGCCTACCCGGGCACGGATTGCTGCAGGGGCGTACCGCCGTCATCACCGCTGCGGCCGGAGCAGGCATCGGCGGGGCGACCGCGCGCCGGTTCCTGGAAGAGGGCGCGCGCGTGCTCATCAGCGACGCGCACACGCGTCGGCTGCGGGAGTACGCGGCCGAGCTGTGCCGGGAGTTCCCGGGCGCGGTGACGTCGGTGCCGTGCGATGTCACCGACGAGGGCCAGGTGCGCGACCTCTTCGAGGCCGCCGCGGTCGCGCACGGACAACTGGACATCGTGGTCAACAACGCAGGCCTCGGGGGCACTTCAGCGCTCGTCGACATGACCGATGAGCAGTGGTTCCGTGTCCTGGACGTCACGTTGAACGGCACCTTCCGGTGCACGCGCGCGGCGCTGAGCGCCATGCGGGAGACCGGTCGTGGAGCGATCGTCAACAACGCTTCCGTGGTCGGCTGGCGGGCCCAGGCAGGACAAGCGCACTATGCCGCCGCCAAGGCCGCGGTGATGGCGTTGACCCGGTGCGCGGCGATCGAGGCCGCCGCCTACGGGGTGCGGGTCAACGCCGTCGCGCCCAGTCTCGCCATGCACCCCCACCTGGTCAAGGTCACTTCCGCGGAACTCCTCGACCAGCTGACCGAGCGGGAAGCCTTCGGACGGTACGCGCAGCCGTGGGAAGTGGCCAACGTGATCGTGTTCCTGGCCTCTGGCTACTCCTCGTACATGACCGGCGAGGTCGTCGCCGTCAGCAGTCAGCACCCCTAG
- a CDS encoding acetyl-CoA C-acetyltransferase, which translates to MAEAYIVEAVRTPVGRRGGGLGGVHPADLGAHVLTALVERSGIDPAAVEDVVFGCLDTVGPQAGDIARTCWLAAGLPEEVPGVTVDRQCGSSQQAVHFAAQAVLSGTQDLVVAGGVQNMSQIPIAFASRQAAAPLGLTDGPFHGSAGWRARYGDHPVDQFTGAEMIAARWGISREDQEEFALCSHRRAIRAIDTGRFARETVPCAEVRVDEGPRRDTSLEQMATLKPVLDGGTITAACSSQISDGAAAMLLASERAVRDHGLHPRARVHHLTVRGEDPLRMLSAPIPATAHALRRTGLTIDAIDLVEINEAFAPVVLAWLKETGADPDRVNVNGGAIALGHPLGATGARLMTTLLHELERTGGRYGLQTMCEGGGQANVTIIERL; encoded by the coding sequence ATGGCCGAGGCCTACATCGTCGAGGCGGTCCGCACGCCCGTCGGGCGGCGCGGGGGAGGGCTGGGCGGGGTCCACCCGGCCGACCTGGGCGCCCACGTACTGACGGCTCTGGTGGAGCGGTCCGGCATCGACCCGGCCGCCGTGGAGGACGTTGTCTTCGGCTGCCTGGACACGGTGGGGCCGCAGGCGGGTGACATCGCCCGCACCTGCTGGCTGGCCGCCGGTCTGCCCGAGGAGGTGCCGGGCGTGACTGTCGACCGGCAGTGCGGCTCCTCCCAGCAGGCCGTGCACTTCGCCGCGCAGGCCGTGCTCTCCGGTACCCAGGACCTGGTGGTCGCGGGTGGTGTGCAGAACATGTCCCAGATCCCCATCGCCTTCGCCTCCCGGCAGGCAGCGGCCCCCCTCGGCCTGACCGACGGTCCCTTCCACGGCAGCGCCGGTTGGCGGGCCCGCTACGGCGACCACCCCGTAGACCAGTTCACCGGCGCCGAGATGATCGCCGCCCGGTGGGGCATCAGCCGCGAGGACCAGGAGGAGTTCGCGCTGTGCTCGCACCGGCGGGCGATCCGGGCGATCGACACCGGCCGCTTCGCCCGTGAGACCGTCCCCTGCGCCGAGGTCCGAGTGGACGAGGGCCCGCGCAGGGACACGTCCCTGGAGCAGATGGCCACGCTCAAGCCTGTCCTCGACGGCGGCACCATCACCGCGGCCTGCTCCTCCCAGATCTCGGATGGGGCCGCCGCCATGCTGCTCGCTTCGGAGCGGGCAGTACGGGACCACGGGCTGCACCCACGCGCCCGCGTCCACCACCTCACCGTGCGCGGCGAGGACCCCCTTCGCATGCTCTCCGCTCCCATCCCGGCCACCGCCCATGCTCTGAGGAGGACCGGCCTGACCATTGATGCCATCGACCTGGTGGAGATCAACGAGGCCTTCGCGCCGGTTGTCCTGGCCTGGCTGAAGGAGACCGGTGCCGACCCCGACCGGGTCAACGTCAACGGCGGAGCGATAGCCCTCGGCCACCCCCTCGGCGCGACCGGTGCCCGGCTGATGACCACCCTGCTCCATGAACTGGAGCGTACGGGCGGCCGCTACGGCCTCCAGACCATGTGCGAGGGCGGCGGCCAGGCCAATGTGACGATCATCGAACGGCTCTGA
- a CDS encoding NAD(P)H-dependent flavin oxidoreductase, with translation METALTRLVGVRHPIVQTGMGWVSGPRLVSATANAGALGILASATMTPARLRDAIREVRSRTEAPFGVNLRADAGDAADRVRIILEEGVPVASFALAPSRELITRLKEAGVVVIPSVGARRHAEKVAAWGADAVIVQGGEGGGHTGDVATTVLLPQVVDAVRIPVVAAGGFFDGRGLVAALAYGASGVAMGTRFLLTSDSTVPDAVKARYLAATVRDVTVTGAVDGLPHRMLRTGLVDALERSGRIRTLARAVREAASFRRMSGLTWRRLVRDGLALRKDKDLSWSQVLLAANTPMLLKAAMVDGRTDLGVMAAGQVTGVINDLPSCAELVDRVMAQAEEIIGALPAGGTSTPAWQR, from the coding sequence ATGGAGACCGCGCTCACCCGGCTGGTCGGGGTCCGCCATCCGATCGTGCAGACCGGGATGGGATGGGTGTCCGGTCCCCGGCTGGTGTCGGCGACGGCCAACGCCGGCGCCCTCGGCATCCTGGCATCCGCGACGATGACCCCGGCCCGGCTGCGCGATGCGATACGCGAGGTCCGGTCCCGCACCGAAGCACCGTTCGGGGTGAATCTGCGGGCCGACGCAGGAGACGCGGCCGACCGGGTGCGGATCATCCTGGAGGAGGGGGTCCCGGTGGCCTCCTTCGCCCTGGCCCCGTCGCGCGAGCTGATCACACGGCTCAAGGAGGCGGGTGTGGTCGTCATTCCGTCCGTCGGCGCGCGCCGGCATGCCGAGAAAGTGGCTGCCTGGGGGGCGGACGCGGTGATCGTTCAGGGCGGTGAGGGCGGCGGGCACACTGGGGACGTGGCGACGACCGTGCTGCTGCCCCAGGTGGTGGACGCGGTGCGGATTCCGGTCGTGGCAGCGGGCGGCTTCTTCGACGGACGGGGCCTGGTGGCCGCGCTGGCCTACGGGGCGTCGGGGGTGGCGATGGGCACCCGGTTCCTCCTCACCTCCGACTCCACCGTGCCGGACGCGGTGAAGGCCCGGTATCTGGCAGCGACGGTCAGGGACGTCACGGTGACCGGGGCTGTAGACGGCCTGCCGCACCGGATGCTGCGTACCGGGTTGGTGGACGCACTGGAGCGGTCAGGCCGCATACGGACCCTCGCCCGCGCGGTCCGTGAAGCGGCGAGCTTCCGGCGGATGTCGGGGCTCACCTGGCGCCGGCTGGTTCGGGACGGTCTGGCACTGCGGAAGGACAAAGACTTGTCCTGGAGCCAGGTGTTGCTGGCCGCGAACACACCGATGTTGCTCAAGGCCGCAATGGTGGACGGCCGTACGGACCTCGGGGTGATGGCAGCAGGGCAGGTCACCGGGGTGATCAATGATCTCCCGTCGTGCGCGGAGTTGGTGGATCGGGTGATGGCGCAGGCGGAGGAAATCATCGGTGCGCTGCCGGCGGGAGGTACTTCCACGCCGGCATGGCAGAGATGA